The following proteins are encoded in a genomic region of Paenibacillus sp. FSL H3-0469:
- the icd gene encoding NADP-dependent isocitrate dehydrogenase, whose protein sequence is MLKLEQYDLPTEGEQITIEDGKLLVPDQPIIPFIEGDGTGRDIWKASKRVLDAAVEKAYGGKKKIAWYEVFAGEKAFNTYGEWLPNDTLEAIREYIVAIKGPLTTPIGGGIRSLNVALRQELDLYVCLRPVRYFDGVPSPVKHPELVDMVIFRENTEDIYAGIEYQEGSAEVKKVIEFLQKEMGVNKIRFPETSGIGIKPVSEEGSKRLVRSAVEYAIKHGRKSVTLVHKGNIMKFTEGAFKNWGYEVAEQEFGDKVFTWNQYDVIKERDGEAAANAAQKEAEAAGKIIVKDAIADIALQQVLTRPTDFDVIATLNLNGDYLSDALAAQIGGIGIAPGANINYITGHAIFEATHGTAPKYADKDVVNPGSVILSGVMLLEHLGWQEAADLIYQGMSTAINNKTVTYDFARQMEGATELKCSAFADEIINHL, encoded by the coding sequence ATGTTGAAACTGGAACAATACGATCTGCCCACAGAAGGCGAACAAATTACAATCGAAGACGGCAAGCTGCTGGTTCCGGATCAGCCGATCATTCCATTCATCGAGGGTGACGGGACAGGCCGTGACATTTGGAAAGCCTCCAAGCGGGTGCTGGATGCAGCTGTAGAGAAAGCCTACGGCGGTAAGAAAAAAATTGCGTGGTACGAAGTGTTTGCCGGCGAGAAGGCCTTCAATACATATGGTGAATGGCTGCCGAACGACACGCTGGAAGCGATCCGCGAGTACATTGTGGCAATCAAAGGCCCTCTGACTACTCCAATCGGAGGAGGTATCCGCTCCCTGAACGTGGCGCTGCGCCAGGAGCTTGACCTGTATGTATGTCTGCGCCCGGTGCGCTACTTCGACGGCGTTCCTTCTCCGGTGAAGCATCCTGAGCTGGTGGATATGGTTATTTTCCGTGAGAACACTGAGGATATTTATGCGGGTATTGAATATCAGGAAGGCTCTGCTGAAGTGAAGAAGGTTATCGAATTCCTGCAGAAGGAAATGGGTGTGAACAAAATCCGCTTCCCGGAAACATCCGGTATCGGTATCAAGCCTGTATCCGAGGAAGGATCGAAACGCCTTGTTCGTTCAGCAGTAGAGTATGCAATTAAGCACGGACGCAAGAGCGTGACCCTGGTACACAAAGGGAACATCATGAAATTCACTGAAGGTGCCTTTAAGAACTGGGGCTATGAAGTGGCTGAACAGGAGTTCGGCGATAAGGTCTTCACCTGGAACCAGTACGATGTCATCAAGGAGCGCGACGGTGAAGCGGCTGCGAATGCTGCCCAGAAGGAAGCCGAAGCAGCAGGCAAGATCATCGTGAAGGATGCTATTGCGGACATTGCACTGCAGCAGGTATTGACCCGCCCGACAGACTTCGATGTCATTGCGACGCTGAACCTGAACGGTGACTATCTCTCCGACGCACTAGCTGCCCAGATCGGCGGCATTGGTATTGCTCCTGGAGCGAATATTAACTATATTACGGGACATGCTATTTTTGAAGCTACACACGGTACGGCACCTAAGTATGCTGACAAGGACGTAGTGAATCCGGGCTCTGTTATTCTCTCCGGCGTGATGCTGCTTGAGCATTTGGGCTGGCAGGAAGCAGCTGACCTGATCTACCAGGGAATGAGTACAGCAATTAACAACAAGACGGTTACTTACGACTTTGCCCGCCAGATGGAAGGCGCGACCGAGCTGAAATGCTCTGCTTTTGCTGACGAGATCATCAACCATCTGTAA
- the citZ gene encoding citrate synthase, with product MTATKGLEGIVATTSSISSIVDGVLTYRGYDIDDLADHATFEETAYLLWFGSLPTVPELEALRRELSAHAAIPEQVLTQMKLYPKEANTMAALRSAVSSLALYDEAADDMSKEANQTKALKLQAQIPTVVAALARIRKGLEPVAPKAGLTIAENFLYMLWGKEPDAVSVKALDTALVLHADHELNASTFAGRVTVATLSDIYSGVTSAIGALKGPLHGGANEAVMKMLEEIGSLDAVEPYIQGKLERKEKIMGFGHRVYKNGDPRAKHLMKMSSELGTMKNDTSLYDMSVKVEELITSQKGLKPNVDFYSASVYTQLGIERELFTPIFAISRTSGWTAHILEQYEDNRIIRPRAEYTGMSDMKYVPVDER from the coding sequence ATGACAGCTACTAAAGGACTTGAAGGCATTGTTGCAACGACCTCCTCAATCAGCTCTATCGTAGATGGAGTGCTCACTTACCGCGGCTATGATATTGACGATCTTGCGGACCATGCCACATTTGAGGAGACTGCTTATTTGCTGTGGTTCGGCAGTCTGCCGACGGTGCCGGAGCTTGAAGCTCTGCGGCGCGAGCTCAGCGCACACGCTGCGATCCCGGAGCAGGTGCTCACTCAGATGAAGCTATATCCCAAGGAAGCCAACACCATGGCCGCTTTGCGCTCTGCCGTATCGAGTCTGGCGCTGTACGACGAAGCCGCCGATGATATGAGCAAGGAAGCGAACCAGACCAAGGCGCTGAAGCTGCAGGCGCAGATTCCGACCGTAGTTGCCGCACTGGCGCGCATCCGCAAAGGCCTGGAGCCGGTAGCCCCCAAGGCGGGCCTGACCATCGCCGAGAACTTCCTCTATATGCTGTGGGGCAAAGAGCCGGATGCGGTATCCGTCAAGGCGCTGGATACGGCGCTTGTGCTTCATGCCGACCATGAGCTGAATGCATCGACTTTTGCCGGACGGGTGACGGTTGCGACCTTGTCCGACATCTATTCCGGTGTGACCTCGGCGATCGGTGCGCTTAAAGGGCCGCTGCACGGCGGGGCGAATGAAGCCGTCATGAAGATGCTTGAGGAGATCGGCAGTCTGGACGCGGTGGAGCCGTATATCCAAGGCAAGCTGGAGCGCAAGGAGAAGATTATGGGCTTCGGACACCGCGTCTACAAGAACGGCGACCCGCGCGCCAAGCACCTGATGAAGATGTCCAGCGAGCTGGGCACGATGAAGAATGACACCAGTCTCTATGACATGTCGGTCAAGGTGGAAGAGCTGATCACCAGCCAAAAGGGGCTGAAACCGAACGTCGACTTCTATTCGGCATCGGTCTACACACAGCTGGGGATCGAACGGGAGCTGTTCACTCCTATCTTCGCAATCAGCCGTACCTCGGGCTGGACGGCGCACATTCTGGAGCAGTACGAAGACAACCGTATCATCCGCCCGCGTGCGGAATATACAGGCATGTCCGACATGAAGTACGTCCCTGTAGACGAGCGGTAA
- the ytvI gene encoding sporulation integral membrane protein YtvI, translating to MDTLVLKRMLRGLWVVLAAALILLAVYVLLPLLYPLLIAWLLAYLMHPLVLILKGMKLPGWLAVSLSLLFYIGGIALVLTALITRLVKELIGLLQTFDLHTDQWRELLLSLSRNASIQNIINQINQFYHDNPGYHATIDSNINRTTETVGQAVTQMITGFFNIILKLISSLPSLGTILIVIVLAAFFLSTGWERHNAKLTAWLPAPLLRPVSEIWKDLRKALFGYIRAQLVLISVTAVIVIIGLLLLGVKSAFAIGLTIGIVDLIPYLGVGIVILPWALYSYMTGNMALAIGLLVLYGVILITRQVLEPKVLASSIGVDPLAMLIGMFAGLQLMGMLGLILGPVLLVILDAFARAGVFRALRTYILSGRLH from the coding sequence ATGGATACACTTGTGCTTAAAAGAATGCTGCGCGGCCTCTGGGTCGTGCTTGCCGCCGCCCTGATTCTGCTGGCTGTATATGTACTGCTGCCGCTTCTATACCCCCTGCTGATCGCCTGGCTGCTGGCTTATCTTATGCATCCGCTGGTCCTGATCCTGAAGGGGATGAAGCTCCCCGGCTGGCTCGCCGTATCGCTCTCGCTGCTGTTCTACATCGGTGGCATCGCTCTTGTACTGACCGCACTCATCACGCGGCTGGTCAAAGAGCTGATCGGGCTGCTCCAGACCTTCGATCTTCATACCGATCAGTGGCGGGAGCTGCTGCTGTCCTTAAGCCGCAATGCCAGCATTCAGAATATTATTAACCAAATCAACCAGTTTTACCACGACAATCCGGGTTATCATGCCACCATTGACAGCAATATCAACCGGACCACTGAAACTGTCGGCCAAGCCGTAACGCAGATGATTACCGGATTCTTCAATATCATCCTGAAGCTGATCTCCTCGCTGCCGAGCCTCGGCACCATTCTGATTGTCATCGTATTGGCCGCCTTCTTCCTCAGCACCGGCTGGGAACGGCATAATGCCAAGCTGACTGCGTGGCTTCCAGCCCCGCTGCTAAGACCCGTGTCTGAGATCTGGAAGGATCTGCGCAAGGCACTGTTCGGCTACATCCGCGCCCAGCTGGTGCTGATCTCCGTAACGGCAGTAATTGTGATCATCGGCCTGCTGCTGCTGGGGGTCAAATCAGCCTTCGCCATCGGCCTGACCATCGGCATCGTCGATCTGATTCCTTACCTGGGCGTCGGTATCGTCATTCTGCCCTGGGCTTTGTATTCGTACATGACCGGGAACATGGCGCTGGCCATCGGGCTGCTTGTGCTCTACGGCGTCATTCTGATCACACGCCAGGTACTGGAGCCCAAGGTACTCGCCAGCAGCATCGGCGTCGATCCGCTTGCCATGCTGATCGGCATGTTCGCCGGCCTTCAGCTAATGGGCATGCTTGGCCTGATCCTCGGCCCGGTGCTGCTCGTTATTCTCGACGCGTTCGCCCGCGCCGGCGTATTCCGCGCCTTGCGCACCTATATCCTTAGCGGCAGGCTGCATTAG
- the mdh gene encoding malate dehydrogenase, with the protein MAIKRSKITVVGAGFTGATTALMLAQKELGNVVLLDIPQLENPTKGKVLDMLEAGPVQKFDAQITGTSSYEDAADSDIVIITAGVARGPGMSREDLVNTNANIVRSVCGNVKRVAPESIVIILSNPVDAMTYVAYHALGFPKNRVIGQSGVLDTARYCTFIAQELNVSVEDVRGFVLGGHGDDMVPLVRYSSVGGIPIETLIPAARIAEIVQRTRVGGGEIVSLLGNGSAYYAPAASLVQMAEAILKDKKRIIPVIALLEGEYGYENLFMGVPVLLGAEGIERIFELELTAEEQAALDQSADSVRAVTSSVTM; encoded by the coding sequence GTGGCGATCAAACGTTCAAAAATCACTGTCGTAGGTGCCGGATTCACCGGCGCGACCACGGCGCTTATGCTTGCCCAGAAGGAACTTGGCAATGTGGTACTGCTGGACATTCCCCAGCTTGAGAATCCGACTAAGGGCAAAGTCCTGGATATGCTCGAAGCGGGACCCGTGCAGAAATTCGATGCTCAGATTACCGGAACTTCAAGCTATGAGGATGCAGCGGATTCTGACATCGTTATTATTACCGCAGGGGTTGCCCGGGGGCCCGGCATGAGCCGTGAGGATCTGGTCAACACCAATGCGAACATTGTCAGATCGGTCTGCGGGAATGTGAAGCGCGTGGCTCCAGAGTCCATTGTGATTATTCTGAGCAATCCGGTGGATGCCATGACATACGTGGCCTATCATGCGCTCGGCTTCCCCAAGAACCGCGTAATCGGACAATCCGGGGTGCTGGATACAGCCCGCTACTGCACTTTCATCGCTCAGGAGCTTAATGTATCGGTAGAGGATGTACGCGGCTTCGTGCTGGGCGGCCATGGCGACGATATGGTGCCGTTAGTACGTTATTCTAGCGTAGGCGGTATTCCGATCGAGACGCTTATCCCGGCAGCCCGCATCGCAGAGATTGTACAGCGTACCCGCGTCGGCGGCGGTGAGATTGTCAGTCTGCTCGGCAACGGCAGTGCATATTATGCTCCGGCAGCATCCCTGGTTCAGATGGCGGAGGCCATTCTCAAGGACAAGAAACGGATCATACCGGTAATCGCTCTGCTTGAGGGTGAATACGGCTATGAGAACCTGTTCATGGGAGTTCCTGTGCTTTTGGGAGCGGAGGGGATTGAGCGGATTTTTGAACTGGAGCTTACGGCGGAGGAACAGGCGGCGCTCGACCAGTCCGCTGATTCGGTCCGCGCGGTGACTTCCTCTGTAACCATGTAA